The Lysinibacillus pakistanensis genome includes a window with the following:
- the purQ gene encoding phosphoribosylformylglycinamidine synthase subunit PurQ, which yields MKFAVLVFPGSNCDIDMYHAIKDELGEEVEYVWHTATDLSGFDGVLVPGGFSYGDYLRCGAMANQSNIMTEVKKAADAGKPVLGVCNGFQILTEAGLLPGALLRNKNLKFMCRTVQLKVENNNTLFTNQYEQGQIINIPIAHGEGNYYCDEETLQSLKDNNQIVFTYSGENPNGSLEDIAGIINERGNVLGMMPHPERAVDALVGGADGLAVFKSIVKQWRENHVNN from the coding sequence ATGAAATTCGCAGTACTCGTATTCCCTGGGTCCAACTGTGATATCGATATGTATCATGCGATTAAAGACGAGCTAGGTGAAGAAGTAGAATATGTATGGCATACAGCAACAGATTTAAGTGGCTTTGATGGTGTATTAGTACCAGGGGGGTTCTCATATGGAGATTATCTTCGCTGTGGTGCAATGGCTAATCAATCTAACATTATGACTGAAGTTAAAAAGGCAGCAGATGCTGGTAAACCTGTACTTGGTGTATGTAATGGCTTCCAAATCCTTACGGAAGCTGGTTTATTGCCAGGAGCTTTACTGCGCAATAAAAACTTAAAATTTATGTGCCGTACAGTACAGCTAAAAGTTGAAAACAATAATACATTATTCACAAATCAATATGAGCAAGGTCAAATCATCAATATTCCAATCGCACATGGTGAAGGAAATTACTACTGTGACGAGGAAACATTACAATCACTAAAAGATAATAATCAAATTGTATTCACATACTCAGGTGAAAATCCAAACGGCTCTTTAGAAGATATCGCAGGGATTATAAACGAGCGCGGCAATGTATTAGGGATGATGCCACACCCAGAGCGTGCTGTTGATGCACTGGTGGGCGGAGCAGACGGTCTAGCAGTATTTAAATCAATTGTGAAGCAGTGGAGGGAAAATCATGTCAACAACTAA
- the purS gene encoding phosphoribosylformylglycinamidine synthase subunit PurS: protein MKKVKIYVTLRESILDPQGSAVQGSLAKMGYGEVEDLRIGKYLELTIKDTERDIDTLVKEMCEKVLTNVVIEDYRYEVEEAN, encoded by the coding sequence ATGAAAAAAGTTAAAATTTACGTAACATTACGCGAGAGCATTCTTGATCCACAAGGCTCTGCAGTACAAGGTTCTTTAGCTAAAATGGGTTATGGTGAAGTAGAAGATTTACGTATAGGTAAATATCTTGAACTAACAATTAAAGATACAGAGCGTGACATTGATACTCTAGTAAAAGAAATGTGTGAAAAGGTTTTAACAAACGTTGTAATCGAAGACTACCGTTACGAAGTCGAGGAGGCTAACTAA
- the purC gene encoding phosphoribosylaminoimidazolesuccinocarboxamide synthase, whose amino-acid sequence MTKGQLLYEGKAKKLYTTEEPNVLLVEYKDSATAFNGEKKEEIEGKGVLNNRITSLIFEKLQANGIASHFVKQLSDTQQLVKKVDIIPIEVVVRNLAAGSLAKRLGLEEGTPLKRPIVEYYYKDDELGDPFITTEHIDVLDLATPEEVTAIYEGALAVNKVLQPIFAEVNVTLIDFKLEFGRDHDGNVLLADEISPDTCRLWDATTNQKLDKDVFRRDLGNLTEVYTIILSRLGGK is encoded by the coding sequence ATGACTAAAGGTCAACTTTTGTATGAAGGTAAAGCAAAAAAATTGTATACAACAGAGGAGCCAAACGTGCTGCTTGTTGAGTACAAGGATAGTGCCACAGCATTTAATGGTGAGAAAAAGGAAGAGATTGAAGGAAAAGGTGTTTTAAATAATCGTATTACTTCATTAATATTCGAAAAATTACAAGCAAACGGAATTGCGTCACATTTCGTAAAACAATTATCTGACACACAACAGCTTGTGAAAAAAGTAGATATTATTCCAATAGAGGTTGTAGTTCGTAATTTAGCAGCAGGTAGCTTAGCAAAACGCCTCGGCTTAGAGGAAGGAACACCATTAAAACGTCCAATCGTTGAGTATTATTATAAGGATGATGAGCTGGGTGATCCGTTCATTACAACGGAGCATATTGACGTACTTGATCTTGCAACACCTGAAGAAGTGACAGCTATTTACGAAGGTGCTTTAGCTGTTAATAAAGTTTTGCAGCCAATCTTTGCGGAGGTTAATGTTACGCTAATCGACTTTAAATTGGAGTTTGGACGTGACCATGATGGAAACGTGCTATTAGCGGATGAGATTTCACCAGATACATGCAGACTTTGGGATGCAACAACGAATCAAAAGTTAGACAAAGATGTCTTTCGTCGAGACCTTGGTAATTTAACTGAAGTTTATACTATTATACTTTCTAGACTCGGAGGCAAATAA
- the purB gene encoding adenylosuccinate lyase: MIERYTRPEMGAIWTEQNKYQAWLEVEILACEAWAELGDIPKEDVAKIREKASFDVNRILEIEQETRHDVVAFTRAVSETLGEERKWVHYGLTSTDVVDTALSYLIKQANDILHKDIVNFIDIIAAKAKEHKYTVMMGRTHGVHAEPTTFGLKLGLWYEEMKRNLERFEAAAKVIETGKMSGAVGTYANIDPRVEQYVCDKLGLTASPISTQTLQRDRHAQYLGALALIATSIEKFATEIRGLQKSETREVEEAFAKGQKGSSAMPHKRNPIGSENMVGMSRLMRGYMVTAYENVALWHERDISHSSAERVILPDATITLNYMLNRFGNIVKNLTVFPENMKRNMGRTFGLIYSQRILLALIDKGLVREEAYDTVQPLAMQAWDEQVQFRTLVDASEKITSYLTKEELDECFDYNYHLQHVDMIFERLGLN; encoded by the coding sequence ATGATTGAACGTTACACAAGACCCGAAATGGGTGCAATTTGGACAGAACAAAATAAATATCAAGCTTGGCTAGAGGTTGAAATTTTAGCATGCGAGGCTTGGGCAGAATTAGGCGACATTCCAAAAGAAGATGTAGCTAAAATACGTGAAAAGGCTTCATTTGATGTTAATCGTATATTAGAGATTGAGCAAGAAACACGTCATGATGTTGTGGCATTCACACGTGCTGTCTCTGAAACACTGGGCGAAGAGCGAAAATGGGTGCACTATGGTTTAACTTCTACAGACGTAGTTGACACAGCTCTTTCCTATTTGATTAAACAGGCAAATGATATTTTACACAAAGACATCGTGAATTTCATTGATATTATTGCAGCAAAAGCAAAAGAGCATAAGTATACGGTCATGATGGGGCGTACACATGGTGTTCATGCTGAGCCAACAACTTTCGGTTTAAAACTTGGTTTATGGTATGAAGAAATGAAGCGTAACCTTGAACGCTTTGAAGCAGCAGCGAAAGTGATTGAAACAGGAAAAATGTCTGGAGCCGTTGGAACTTACGCCAACATCGACCCTCGTGTTGAACAGTATGTTTGCGATAAATTAGGACTAACAGCATCACCTATTTCAACACAAACATTACAGCGTGACCGACATGCACAGTATCTAGGCGCTTTAGCGTTAATCGCAACTTCCATTGAAAAATTTGCTACAGAAATTCGCGGCTTACAAAAATCTGAAACACGCGAAGTGGAAGAGGCCTTTGCAAAAGGGCAAAAAGGGTCATCAGCAATGCCACATAAACGTAATCCAATCGGTTCTGAAAACATGGTTGGTATGTCTCGTTTAATGCGTGGCTATATGGTAACAGCTTATGAAAATGTAGCTTTATGGCATGAACGTGATATTTCACATTCATCTGCAGAGCGCGTTATTTTACCGGATGCAACAATTACTCTTAACTATATGTTGAATCGCTTCGGTAATATTGTGAAAAACTTAACCGTATTCCCTGAAAACATGAAACGTAATATGGGTCGCACTTTTGGTTTAATTTATTCTCAACGTATCCTATTAGCCCTTATTGATAAAGGATTAGTGCGTGAGGAAGCGTATGATACAGTACAGCCTTTAGCGATGCAGGCGTGGGACGAGCAGGTTCAATTCCGTACGTTAGTCGATGCAAGTGAAAAAATTACATCGTATTTAACGAAGGAAGAGCTAGATGAGTGCTTCGACTACAACTACCATTTACAGCATGTTGATATGATTTTTGAACGACTAGGACTTAACTAA
- the purK gene encoding 5-(carboxyamino)imidazole ribonucleotide synthase: MTKIIYPGQTIGIIGGGQLGCMMALAAKEVGFKIAVLEPTMDSPCGQVADIRIVAPYDDEAALEELAEVSDVITFEFENIDYDGLKRLTQMAYVPQGAELVRITQNRVTEKEAIVKAGCPVAPYIVANTYEELVANIDTIGYPCIVKTARGGYDGKGQQLLKSAQDLPLARDLFSHSQCIAEGFVPFVKEVSVIVQRNGNGESYCQPVGENIHVHHILHETIVPARIKEETAQAAEREALKIADYLQLVGTLAVEMFVLEDGGIMINELAPRPHNSGHYSIEACNVSQFHQHIRAVCGWPLRKPQLWAPSIMVNVLGQHVMPLSNSIAKYPEWSIHLYGKAEAKVNRKMGHVTIMTKNLEETLQQIESSGIWSE; this comes from the coding sequence GTGACAAAGATTATTTATCCAGGGCAAACGATCGGTATTATTGGAGGTGGGCAGCTTGGCTGTATGATGGCACTTGCTGCAAAAGAAGTTGGCTTTAAAATTGCCGTTCTTGAACCAACAATGGACTCACCATGTGGACAGGTTGCAGATATCCGTATTGTGGCACCATATGACGATGAGGCTGCTTTAGAGGAGCTTGCAGAAGTAAGTGATGTGATCACTTTTGAGTTTGAAAATATCGATTATGATGGGCTAAAACGCTTAACACAAATGGCTTATGTACCTCAGGGGGCAGAATTAGTACGCATTACACAAAACCGAGTGACTGAGAAGGAAGCGATAGTGAAAGCTGGTTGTCCAGTAGCACCTTATATTGTTGCAAATACTTATGAGGAATTAGTAGCCAATATTGATACGATTGGTTATCCTTGTATAGTCAAAACAGCAAGAGGTGGTTATGATGGCAAAGGACAGCAGCTTTTAAAATCAGCACAAGACCTGCCATTAGCGAGGGATCTTTTTTCTCATTCCCAATGTATAGCTGAGGGATTTGTACCATTTGTAAAAGAGGTATCAGTAATAGTCCAAAGAAATGGTAATGGTGAATCATACTGTCAGCCAGTTGGAGAAAATATTCATGTTCACCATATTTTACATGAAACTATTGTGCCAGCCCGTATAAAAGAAGAAACAGCTCAGGCTGCGGAACGAGAAGCTTTGAAAATTGCCGATTACTTGCAGTTAGTCGGAACCCTTGCAGTAGAGATGTTTGTATTAGAAGATGGCGGCATTATGATTAATGAATTAGCACCTAGACCTCATAATTCAGGTCACTATTCAATAGAAGCATGTAATGTTTCACAGTTCCATCAGCATATTCGTGCTGTATGTGGTTGGCCGCTACGTAAACCACAGCTATGGGCACCATCTATTATGGTCAATGTTTTAGGGCAGCATGTCATGCCACTTAGTAACTCAATTGCTAAATATCCTGAATGGTCAATACATCTTTATGGGAAAGCTGAAGCTAAAGTGAACCGTAAGATGGGCCACGTAACGATTATGACAAAAAACTTAGAAGAAACACTACAACAAATCGAGAGTTCTGGCATTTGGTCAGAATAG
- the purE gene encoding 5-(carboxyamino)imidazole ribonucleotide mutase: MNPKIGVIMGSSSDWETMKHACDILDELQLPYEKKVVSAHRTPDLMFEYAESARERGVQVIIAGAGGAAHLPGMVAAKTTLPVIGVPVQSRALNGLDSLLSIVQMPGGVPVATVAIGKAGATNAGLLAAQILSTTDTALATKLDARREATKQQVLESTGDLV; encoded by the coding sequence ATGAATCCGAAAATCGGTGTCATTATGGGGAGTTCAAGTGACTGGGAAACAATGAAACATGCATGTGATATTTTAGATGAATTACAATTACCGTACGAGAAAAAGGTTGTATCTGCACATCGTACTCCAGATTTAATGTTTGAGTATGCTGAATCAGCACGTGAGCGAGGTGTTCAGGTGATTATTGCAGGGGCAGGTGGGGCTGCACATTTACCAGGAATGGTGGCAGCAAAAACAACATTACCCGTAATTGGCGTGCCTGTACAATCTCGTGCTCTTAATGGTCTTGATTCTCTATTATCAATTGTTCAAATGCCTGGAGGTGTGCCTGTAGCAACAGTTGCAATAGGTAAAGCAGGAGCGACAAATGCAGGTTTGCTTGCAGCGCAAATTTTGTCGACAACAGATACAGCACTTGCTACTAAACTAGATGCTAGAAGAGAAGCAACAAAGCAACAAGTATTGGAAAGCACAGGTGACTTGGTGTGA
- a CDS encoding NETI motif-containing protein, with the protein MGKRQIWYEVEENESIEDCLARMRQDGFIAVGRKEEPIFHLVNGEPTYLRQKIQFKAMVYQDSE; encoded by the coding sequence TTGGGAAAAAGACAAATTTGGTATGAGGTAGAAGAAAATGAGTCAATTGAAGATTGTTTGGCTAGAATGCGTCAAGATGGTTTTATAGCAGTTGGTAGAAAAGAAGAACCGATTTTTCACTTAGTTAACGGGGAACCAACGTATTTACGTCAAAAAATACAATTTAAAGCAATGGTCTATCAAGATTCTGAGTAG
- a CDS encoding IS110 family transposase, which yields MEVFIKNCAGLDVHSETIVACVLKGRHENEVYQETETFPTLTKDLFRLLKWLESHEVTHIAMESTGVYWKPVFNILEDFFDITLANAQRIKNVPGRKTDVSDAEWIAKLLRHGLIEKSFVPPVEIRELRDLTRLRKKWIGHLTSEKNRIQKVLESSNVKLSTVISDVFGVSGRKLLNRLIEQGYVDEADVEKNIHGRLAPKKQLITDSLFGTLNEHQIFLIRQSWRHIEYLESLVLEIEERINQLLQNYHEELQLLMTIPGIKKDTAAVIIAEIGVNMNQFPTSQHLASWAGVSPGNHESAGKRKSTRSIKGNPHIKSAMCEAAWAVSRSRNRWLANKYWSLAARRGKKKALVAISHRMLRIIYSMLLNKEPYKEPQLV from the coding sequence ATGGAGGTATTTATTAAGAATTGTGCAGGCTTAGATGTGCATTCTGAGACAATTGTTGCTTGCGTTTTAAAAGGGAGACACGAAAACGAAGTATATCAAGAAACAGAAACTTTCCCTACGCTCACGAAAGATTTGTTTCGTCTATTGAAATGGTTAGAAAGCCATGAAGTTACACATATTGCGATGGAGAGTACGGGTGTGTATTGGAAACCTGTATTTAATATTTTGGAGGACTTTTTTGATATTACACTTGCGAATGCCCAACGAATCAAAAACGTTCCTGGCAGAAAAACAGACGTTTCAGATGCAGAATGGATTGCGAAGTTATTACGTCATGGCTTGATTGAAAAGAGTTTTGTTCCACCCGTGGAGATTCGAGAACTCAGAGATTTAACAAGACTTCGGAAAAAGTGGATTGGCCATTTAACTTCTGAAAAGAATCGCATTCAAAAAGTATTAGAAAGTTCAAATGTCAAACTAAGTACTGTGATTTCAGATGTATTTGGCGTATCCGGGCGTAAATTACTAAATCGATTAATTGAACAAGGTTATGTAGATGAAGCCGATGTCGAAAAGAATATTCATGGAAGGTTAGCCCCTAAAAAACAATTGATTACCGATTCTTTATTTGGAACACTCAATGAACATCAAATATTTCTTATTCGCCAATCTTGGCGACACATTGAATATTTGGAGTCATTGGTTTTAGAAATTGAAGAACGGATTAATCAACTATTACAAAATTATCATGAAGAACTTCAATTATTAATGACAATTCCAGGTATAAAAAAAGATACTGCCGCAGTTATCATTGCAGAAATTGGTGTAAACATGAATCAGTTTCCCACATCACAACACCTTGCTTCATGGGCAGGCGTATCTCCTGGTAATCATGAGAGTGCAGGAAAAAGAAAAAGTACGCGTTCTATTAAGGGAAATCCACACATTAAATCGGCCATGTGTGAGGCAGCTTGGGCAGTTTCAAGAAGTCGAAATCGTTGGTTAGCGAACAAATATTGGTCACTCGCAGCACGAAGAGGCAAGAAAAAAGCACTCGTTGCGATTTCGCATCGAATGCTTCGAATTATTTACTCCATGCTACTGAACAAGGAGCCATATAAAGAACCACAATTGGTTTAG
- a CDS encoding NCS2 family permease: MKKYFMFDELGTNYRREFLGGFTTFLAMAYILVVNPLTLTLADVKDLPDALRMDYGAVFVATAVSAAIGCFIMGLLAKYPLALAPGLGLNAFFAYTVVLVNGSPWQHALAAVFISGVFFLLLTLTGLREKLINAIPMELKLAVGAGIGLFIAFIGMQNAKIIVNNDATLVGIGNLRDPQVLLAIFGIIVTVILMVRGIKGGVFYGMVITSIVGMITGQVGLPERVFSAPPSISPTFGALFSAFSDPSFYTLSMLSVILTFLFVDFFDNAGTLMAVANQAGLVKDNRLPRAGKALISDSIATIVGSIFGTSTITSYVESSSGVAAGARSGFASIVTGCLFLLALFISPLLGVITSAVTAPALIIVGVLMVASLGQIAWNRFEIAVPSFLTMIMMPLTYSIATGIAVGFIFYPLTMIIKGKAKEVNPIMYVFAVIFLLYLATL, encoded by the coding sequence ATGAAAAAATATTTCATGTTCGATGAATTAGGAACGAATTATCGTCGGGAATTTCTTGGTGGCTTCACAACGTTCTTAGCAATGGCTTACATTTTAGTAGTAAACCCATTAACATTGACATTAGCAGATGTGAAGGATTTACCAGATGCATTACGTATGGATTATGGGGCAGTATTTGTTGCAACTGCTGTGTCAGCAGCAATTGGTTGTTTTATTATGGGGCTCTTAGCGAAGTATCCTTTGGCTTTAGCGCCTGGTTTAGGGCTTAATGCATTTTTTGCTTATACAGTGGTACTAGTTAATGGTAGCCCATGGCAACATGCTTTAGCAGCAGTATTTATTTCAGGTGTTTTCTTCTTATTATTAACATTAACAGGTTTACGAGAAAAATTAATTAATGCTATCCCTATGGAATTAAAATTGGCGGTAGGTGCTGGTATTGGTTTATTCATTGCATTTATCGGCATGCAAAATGCTAAGATTATTGTTAATAATGATGCAACATTAGTTGGTATTGGTAATTTACGTGATCCCCAGGTATTACTAGCGATTTTCGGCATTATTGTTACAGTTATTCTGATGGTACGTGGAATTAAAGGCGGCGTATTCTATGGTATGGTAATTACTTCAATTGTAGGTATGATTACTGGACAAGTTGGGTTACCAGAAAGAGTTTTTTCAGCACCACCTAGTATTTCACCAACATTCGGTGCATTATTCAGTGCCTTTTCTGATCCAAGCTTCTATACATTATCTATGCTGTCCGTAATTTTAACTTTCTTATTTGTTGACTTCTTTGATAATGCAGGAACATTAATGGCAGTTGCGAACCAAGCAGGATTAGTGAAAGATAATCGTTTACCCCGCGCTGGTAAAGCTTTAATTTCTGATTCAATTGCAACGATTGTAGGTTCCATTTTTGGTACATCTACAATCACATCTTATGTAGAATCCTCTTCAGGTGTAGCAGCCGGTGCACGTTCAGGTTTTGCTTCAATTGTGACGGGATGTTTATTCTTATTAGCACTCTTCATCTCTCCATTGTTAGGAGTTATTACTTCAGCTGTTACTGCTCCCGCATTAATTATAGTTGGAGTCCTAATGGTTGCTTCTTTAGGTCAAATTGCTTGGAATCGTTTTGAAATTGCTGTACCGTCATTTTTAACAATGATAATGATGCCACTAACTTACTCAATCGCAACAGGTATTGCAGTAGGCTTCATCTTCTATCCATTAACAATGATTATTAAAGGAAAAGCAAAAGAAGTAAATCCGATTATGTATGTGTTTGCGGTCATCTTCTTATTATATTTAGCAACTTTATAA
- a CDS encoding SH3 domain-containing protein encodes MNILKKWSVAVFVLVMLFSIQHQVADAVDYRTVKVVSGSSLLVRESPNEASNSIGNLSKDEFVIEFSSSNGWSHIQAGDVKGYVSSSFLSVPSSTIKIANSKSGLVVKAKPSPSASTLATLKYNMIVEDYGSVGNGWSYVQYGNVVGYVKSDFIGQTKTTTKYVNTSSGVIVRNIASQSGASVGSLSNGTQVTVHATLVGWSYVTAGNIKGYVVAKFLSTKKPIVPFNNINFSLTIRDVEKNEKSNFIQKLQDGRNTYLVYETTKYGYSAILTYTFIGGQLEYISYDFLPEQNSYDTWNQMTTIHTRLQVGGIAEFGDDYEFSYEKYRNLFTSWERNSYMALIAVHDDYLYTSAKLTYYRK; translated from the coding sequence TTGAATATACTCAAAAAATGGTCAGTTGCTGTTTTTGTACTCGTAATGTTATTTAGCATTCAGCACCAAGTAGCAGATGCGGTTGATTATCGAACAGTGAAGGTTGTAAGTGGCTCAAGCTTGCTTGTGAGAGAGTCACCGAATGAAGCTTCCAATTCCATCGGTAATCTATCTAAGGATGAATTTGTGATAGAGTTTTCTTCCTCAAATGGTTGGTCTCATATTCAAGCGGGAGATGTAAAGGGATATGTTTCTTCCTCTTTTTTAAGTGTTCCATCCTCAACGATTAAAATCGCAAATTCTAAAAGTGGCCTCGTTGTAAAAGCTAAGCCATCTCCTTCGGCCTCAACATTAGCTACATTAAAGTATAATATGATCGTTGAAGACTATGGATCAGTAGGAAACGGTTGGTCTTATGTGCAATATGGTAATGTGGTAGGCTATGTTAAATCCGATTTTATTGGGCAGACTAAAACAACGACAAAGTACGTTAATACAAGTAGTGGGGTTATCGTTCGAAATATTGCCAGTCAATCAGGAGCTTCAGTAGGTTCATTAAGTAATGGTACACAGGTAACTGTACATGCCACATTAGTAGGTTGGTCCTATGTGACCGCTGGTAATATCAAAGGATACGTAGTAGCTAAATTTTTATCCACAAAGAAACCTATAGTTCCTTTCAATAATATTAACTTTAGCTTGACTATTCGAGATGTAGAGAAAAATGAAAAATCAAATTTTATACAAAAACTTCAAGACGGTAGAAACACTTATTTGGTCTATGAAACGACTAAATATGGATATTCAGCAATATTGACATACACTTTTATAGGTGGGCAATTAGAGTATATTAGCTATGACTTCCTTCCTGAACAAAATAGTTATGACACATGGAATCAAATGACCACTATACATACCCGACTACAAGTAGGAGGGATAGCAGAATTTGGTGATGATTATGAATTTTCCTATGAAAAATATAGAAATTTGTTTACAAGCTGGGAAAGGAATAGTTATATGGCTTTAATCGCTGTGCATGATGATTATCTTTATACTTCAGCAAAATTAACATATTATCGCAAATAA
- a CDS encoding LytTR family DNA-binding domain-containing protein: MKFNYIWKSNKSSSEIEIISNPSNKELLSTFEQRFFQSITLSATDFKTNRQVKIELNDIEAIEASGHFTKIFLIDGTELMLNKILKELSYLESFGLVRINNSMILNLNQIHSFASGSHARLEVITKHQNKYIVSRHYAKSIKEKLI, translated from the coding sequence ATGAAATTCAACTATATTTGGAAGAGCAATAAATCATCTTCTGAAATTGAGATTATTAGTAATCCATCGAATAAAGAATTGCTTTCAACATTTGAACAACGTTTTTTTCAATCTATAACATTAAGCGCAACAGATTTCAAAACAAATCGTCAGGTTAAAATTGAACTTAATGATATCGAAGCAATTGAGGCGTCTGGTCATTTTACAAAAATCTTTTTAATAGATGGTACTGAGCTAATGTTGAATAAGATTTTAAAAGAGTTATCTTATCTAGAATCATTCGGATTGGTTAGAATCAACAATTCAATGATTTTGAATTTGAATCAAATACATTCGTTTGCTTCGGGAAGTCACGCTAGATTGGAGGTTATTACCAAGCACCAAAATAAGTATATTGTCAGTAGACATTATGCAAAATCTATTAAGGAGAAATTGATATGA
- a CDS encoding DUF7010 family protein: MNINTSLQVLLNDIAQKQKKGLPFIMASIFIWGVITTITLLPLDLMIKNIGILSCGALLFPVSILCAKILKVDLFYKENPLINGLLIATNNQILYLVICIVLLIKAPMWVLPVYAIIYGAHLLPYSFFYQSKNYRYSSIFICIAILISIIFFHLHNIFVPLIVEVGVLFLFLMLKKEIKS, translated from the coding sequence ATGAACATCAATACTAGCTTACAAGTACTATTAAATGATATTGCTCAAAAACAAAAAAAGGGTCTTCCTTTTATAATGGCCTCAATATTTATTTGGGGAGTTATCACAACAATAACGTTGTTGCCTTTAGATTTAATGATAAAAAATATTGGTATTTTATCTTGTGGTGCATTACTGTTTCCTGTTTCAATTCTTTGTGCCAAAATATTAAAAGTTGATTTATTTTATAAAGAAAATCCATTGATTAATGGATTATTGATTGCAACAAACAATCAAATTTTATATTTAGTTATTTGTATTGTGCTATTAATTAAAGCACCTATGTGGGTCTTACCTGTATATGCAATTATTTATGGTGCACATTTGTTACCATATTCATTCTTTTACCAATCGAAAAATTACCGATATAGTTCAATATTTATTTGTATAGCTATTTTGATCAGTATAATCTTCTTCCATTTACATAATATTTTTGTTCCATTAATCGTAGAAGTTGGTGTGCTTTTCTTATTTTTAATGCTGAAAAAGGAAATTAAAAGCTAG